One Nicotiana tabacum cultivar K326 chromosome 23, ASM71507v2, whole genome shotgun sequence genomic window, catttctacgagagactgtttccacggctcgaaccctgACTCATGGTCACatgacagcaactttaccagttacgccaaggagGGGAGAGATTTTAAAAAATGGCCTAGAAAAGGCCATATGGCGCAAATAATCCAATACATTGTAGGGCTGAAACTTACCTTTAGTATATGTTGCCGGGCTCATTTCCTTGATTGCGACATGGTCTATAAGTGGTCCACAGGTTGGATCTTCTTGGATGCCAGGGTTGTGAAATGTGACCTTAACAAGATCAGAGTTTGCATTGAAAGCCCAAGCATAAGTGTCACCACCATCAGCACTATATAGTGTCTGAATGGGAAGATCACTTGACATTCCTGCAGCTGAGACGGTAAGGACCTCATCTTGAGCACAAGTTCTGGTGGCTCCAAATGTGAGGGAATATGTTGTGTTTGGCTTCACTTTTACATATTGAGAGATGGAAGCCTCATTCCCTAACCGAGCCGCGTGGGCCCCACGAGGGATCGGGAAGTAAAAGCCGCCCGGCTGGGGCCCACCGGATACCCATTCTACTATACCCTTTTTTTCCCATTTGGGCAAGGAGTATTTGCCAATGATCACTGTTTTCTTCATATTTGATGGTTTTGGCCCTTGTTCAAAGTCTCCATTTTGCAATAGATCTGTGAAATATTACAAAAGAGACCAATATCACCTCTCAGCTAGAATTTCTTTTGCTGTGACTTATAGACCTACAAACTAGTTAAATCCATGCATACAGTACAAAAATGCTCAAATGCAATCTTATTTGGCTGAGGTTTAAAAGTTAGCTAGAACCACAACATGATCTATTTGCTACTCTTCTAGCGCAATGGCGAAACTAGGAATTTGGCTAAAAGTGTTCAAGATTTAACTGATATTCATAAAAAGTAATATCAAGGTCACAAGTTCGAGATGTGGAAGcagtcactaatgcttgcattagggtagactgTCTTCATCACCAGAGGCGGACCTATGCTATACCGAGAGGGGTCACCGACACCCCTAAAATTCGGCAAAAATttcatatatatacatgtatatgtcCTTAAAAAATAGCGATATATCAGTAGTGCATATCCTATATACAAATCAGATGTTGGTTGAATCTAAAAGTGCACTACAACCTTCAAATCGTGGGTCCGCCTCTGTTTATCACATCCCTTAGGGTCTTTTccggaccctgcgtgaatgcgAGATGACTTGTGCACCGGACTGCCTATATTGTACCGGCAAAAGGTGTTCAATAACACATTACCAAATGACTCTACATATCAATAGCATCCTTATTATACAatgcaaaataatttttttaagtaCTACTCATCTTTATAGAGTTGCTCACTTTTAATAACACTCAAGAAAGTAAAGTAGAATTTACATAAGAGTAGAACTTACCATCAAGATATGGAACAGATGTTGCAGAAGCAAAGCTGATGCACAAACAGAAAATGAGtacaaaagaaagagagaaaagggaAGCCATTTTAGTGCAAAAGCTTAGTGAAAAAAAAAAGTGAGTATCaactagaatgaaaagaaaaaaccaAGAACATGTCCTATTTAAAGAGTAATGAAGGAAAGAACATAAAAGTTTAGTACAGAtaagattaaaaagaaaaagaagaagtgtaTAGCCATTACATAGTGCCACTAAATTAGCCGTGAAATGTGTCGGGTTGTCtcattttcctcttttatttgattgaaaacttagatatttttttattaGGAAAAGAGCTATGTACTTGCCGTATACTACGGTCAAACATATCTATAACGACTATTAtcatatataacaacacttcttTATAATGATCAATTATTTTTTGGAATCAATTTTCATCTTGTGTGTAATACATATTCTTTATAATAGCACTTCGCTGTAGCAGCCAAAAAATATCTGGAAACAAGTTTATTATACAAAGGTTTGACTGTGATTTCTTATTATATCAAATTAACTATTGACCTACAACAACCAATAGCATAGAAGTTCGGTTTGAATTTAAGAAACATAATAACAACATGTtatattcaattaaattgcaCTGATAatgtaaatttaaaaaaaaatgttataTAGTGCATGTAACTTGAATTCTTACCACTAAGGAATGTAGTAAGATATTTGAAAACCTCTTCCTCTTAACTAGAGGCGAGATAGTTAGAATCCTTCTATTTTAACTAGAGGTCTTTGGTTCGTCCTTGGAAATGAAAAACTTCTAGGTAAAGAGCGTTTACCCTCTTAATGAGCTTACTCGATACAAATTTGAATTAGTTGTCCATGATTTTGGATACTAAATGAAAAAAGGGCAGCGTTGTACACAAAACATTCTGCATTCATGTAGGGTTCGGGAAAGGCTGCACCCAGACAGTCAATCGTTATGCAAGCATTAATGACTGTTTTTCTGCTCAAACCCGTGACATATAGGAAGAAAACTTTACctgattaaaaaaattaataaattcttAAACGAGTCAAATACAAGCCAAGAACGTGGCTTACCTAAAAGTCTTAATTGGTTGCCGTAATTTCCTCTGCTTCACTTGGGAATAGTTGAAAATTGTAGATTTCAATGAAGCTTCCTTTTTGTTTATTCTTGTACTTCACATGGATCTTAACTAGCCTTTAACTGATAATCCAATGAAATGAATCTGTACAGACAAGTACAAACTGACTATTCACTAAtcatttattttcattaattgatAGAACATGTTTGCGTAATACTGTTTGAATTTTATTAATTTCCCTCGGTCTCAATTTATATAATACTTTTCGTTTTTCGAGATTCAGTCTTCTTAATTTTTATCGTGTATTTGAACGTAGAATCTTTAAGTTTttcg contains:
- the LOC107803988 gene encoding protein TEEBE; this encodes MASLFSLSFVLIFCLCISFASATSVPYLDDLLQNGDFEQGPKPSNMKKTVIIGKYSLPKWEKKGIVEWVSGGPQPGGFYFPIPRGAHAARLGNEASISQYVKVKPNTTYSLTFGATRTCAQDEVLTVSAAGMSSDLPIQTLYSADGGDTYAWAFNANSDLVKVTFHNPGIQEDPTCGPLIDHVAIKEMSPATYTKGNLVKNGGFENGPHVFKNFSTGVLVLPLKQDKYSPIPGWMVQFAKPAKYIDSKHFLVPSGCGAVELIGGRETGIAQIVRTVPKQFYNLTFTIGDANNDCHGSMTVQAFAGKASTEVSFVSSGKGWFKKASFKFQADTSRTTIAFYNPYYHTKIHDFGHMCGPVIDDVSLVRVRK